The proteins below are encoded in one region of Brassica napus cultivar Da-Ae chromosome A6, Da-Ae, whole genome shotgun sequence:
- the LOC106347515 gene encoding uncharacterized protein LOC106347515: MAIEKSNVKLSRFDSDYSHDSDESMSSYQGEDRLELQRKTSADSEDDDDDDDSGAGSDDFDLLELAESGAEFSQVGNVTCSVPFELYDLSSLEDILSVDVWNESLTEEERLTLSFHLPDLDQFTFMLTLKQLFEGRNFHFGSPVKKLFDMLKGGQCEPRNVLYLEGRNLFTRTKHYHTLRKYHNDMVVNLCQTRDAWAGCRGYSVDEKLRVLNIVKSQKTLMREEKDYYEEDSSEKEEPFDGPWSRKVKDRKSAQNKTARHSGYVVDSGLEFPRQWQPQPTVVEQDRYGKPKSKPKTATLKFPFDKTSVGPYASGCNGLGMTSAYNTSSLARRKYGSHLVLGSEDNMDDDDQDPLFGTGSWRDQDIVVRKKSGFLRLGKKHKFSREGEMNSEHFMGPPYSARQSHSNVAKSSKYANQMKPVKGSLADLRGDFYRHGKYHGDGFSVDPRYISDDVNGKSRKRKSERDSPDTSLRTYRASMQQMNERFLNSDFRENQVQDGENLDARLVSCSSGSKRRKVRESLMDMERREDNGEMRLYSDIQQPVCDIIASKRKGKKKMEVDVDFLDLETSETPKVGKSASEAEVETKPQKKPYVLITPTVHSGFSFSIMHLLTAVRMAITSSCPEDPLDVSKPMAVETTEHEAGENGAPIPKDAEDNKSPQQGSENLPSLTIQEITSCVTSKPLDPLILKAQEPLQDLIRGVLKIFSSKTSPLGAKGWKPLVAFEKSKKCWSWIGPVLSPSDQETVEEVTSPEAWGLTHKMLVKLVDSFANWLKNSQETLQQIGSLPEPPLSLMQCNLDEKERFKDLRAQKSLNTIPQSSEEAREYFRKEEFLRYSISDRAFVYTAADGRKSIVAPLRRGGGKPTSKARDHFMLKRERPPHVTILCLVRDAAARLPGSIGTRADVCTLIRDSQYIMEDVTDVQVNQVVSGALDRLHYERDPCVQFDSDRKLWVYRHRDREEEDFEDDGTSSTKKWKRPKKEAAEQTEEQEAVALAFNGDEEQTGNEMGSEKKTVEPAGVDWDQGAAGQLCNGAEQAAEEEQDGENTAHGNETTMWEPVVSNRVEDNTFICQENSVADDFDDET; encoded by the coding sequence ATGGCGATCGAGAAGAGTAACGTAAAGCTCTCTAGGTTTGATTCGGACTACTCTCATGACAGTGATGAATCTATGTCAAGTTACCAAGGAGAGGACAGGCTTGAGCTGCAACGTAAAACCTCAGCGGATTccgaggatgatgatgatgatgatgattctggAGCAGGCTCTGATGATTTTGATCTGCTTGAATTGGCCGAGTCTGGTGCCGAGTTCTCTCAGGTTGGGAACGTGACTTGTAGCGTTCCTTTTGAGTTGTATGATCTCTCTAGTCTTGAAGATATACTCTCTGTTGATGTTTGGAACGAGTCTCTCACTGAGGAAGAACGGCTTACCCTCTCATTTCATCTTCCTGACCTTGATCAGTTCACGTTTATGCTTACTCTGAAACAGCTTTTTGAGGGTCGTAATTTCCACTTTGGCAGTCCGGTTAAGAAACTATTTGACATGTTGAAAGGTGGCCAGTGCGAGCCGAGGAACGTGCTTTATCTCGAGGGCCGTAATTTGTTTACAAGGACAAAACATTATCATACTCTGAGGAAGTATCATAATGACATGGTCGTGAATCTTTGTCAGACAAGGGATGCTTGGGCAGGTTGTAGAGGGTACAGTGTCGATGAGAAGCTCCGGGTCCTGAATATCGTGAAAAGCCAAAAGACTCTAATGCGCGAGGAAAAGGACTATTATGAGGAGGATTCATCAGAAAAGGAAGAACCTTTTGATGGGCCATGGAGCAGAAAGGTAAAAGATAGGAAGTCTGCGCAGAACAAAACTGCCCGTCATTcaggttatgttgttgattcaGGTTTGGAGTTTCCTAGGCAGTGGCAGCCGCAGCCTACGGTTGTAGAACAAGATAGATATGGCAAACCAAAGTCCAAACCGAAGACAGCAACACTGAAATTTCCTTTTGATAAAACGTCTGTTGGGCCATATGCTTCAGGTTGTAATGGGTTAGGTATGACCTCTGCATACAACACCTCTTCTCTCGCTAGGCGCAAGTATGGTTCTCATTTGGTTCTTGGGTCAGAAGATAATATGGATGATGATGACCAGGATCCACTCTTTGGAACAGGTTCTTGGCGGGATCAGGATATTGTTGTTAGAAAGAAATCTGGATTCTTGAGGCTTGGAAAGAAACATAAGTTTTCCAGGGAGGGAGAAATGAATTCCGAACATTTCATGGGTCCACCATATTCAGCAAGGCAGTCCCACAGCAATGTTGCAAAGTCAAGCAAATATGCAAATCAAATGAAGCCCGTAAAAGGTAGTCTGGCAGACCTTCGTGGGGACTTCTATCGGCATGGGAAGTATCATGGAGATGGATTTTCGGTTGACCCCAGATATATATCTGATGACGTGAATGGTAAAAGCAGAAAAAGGAAGTCTGAGAGGGACTCACCTGATACTAGTTTgagaacttatagagcttctaTGCAGCAAATGAATGAAAGGTTCTTAAATTCTGATTTTCGTGAGAACCAAGTGCAGGATGGTGAAAATTTAGATGCCAGGTTGGTTTCTTGCAGTTCTGGGTCCAAAAGGAGAAAGGTTAGAGAGTCTTTGATGGACATGGAGAGGAGGGAGGATAACGGTGAGATGCGGCTTTATTCTGACATCCAACAGCCGGTTTGTGATATTATTGCctcaaagagaaagggaaagaAGAAAATGGAGGTTGATGTTGATTTTCTCGATCTGGAAACCTCTGAAACACCAAAAGTAGGAAAGAGTGCAAGTGAAGCAGAGGTGGAAACCAAACCGCAGAAGAAGCCGTATGTGTTGATCACACCGACAGTTCACAGTGGCTTCTCCTTTTCCATTATGCATCTTCTTACAGCAGTGCGTATGGCAATTACAAGCTCTTGTCCTGAAGATCCATTAGATGTTAGCAAACCTATGGCAGTGGAGACTACAGAACATGAAGCTGGAGAAAATGGTGCTCCCATTCCCAAGGATGCAGAGGATAACAAGTCTCCACAGCAGGGAAGTGAGAACTTGCCATCCCTCACTATCCAGGAGATTACTAGCTGTGTCACGTCAAAGCCGTTAGATCCTTTGATCCTCAAGGCACAAGAGCCGCTTCAGGATTTGATTAGAGGAGTTCTGAAGATCTTCTCGTCGAAAACCTCACCTCTAGGGGCAAAGGGTTGGAAGCCACTTGTAGCATTTGAGAAGTCCAAGAAATGCTGGTCTTGGATTGGCCCTGTTCTCAGTCCTTCGGATCAAGAAACTGTTGAAGAGGTAACATCGCCTGAAGCTTGGGGTCTCACGCACAAGATGCTTGTCAAGTTGGTTGATTCATTTGCAAACTGGCTGAAAAATAGTCAGGAAACTCTTCAGCAAATAGGCAGTCTTCCCGAACCACCATTGTCACTCATGCAGTGTAACCTTGATGAGAAAGAAAGGTTCAAGGATCTGAGAGCACAGAAGAGTCTTAACACGATTCCCCAGAGTTCTGAAGAAGCCAGAGAATATTTCCGCAAAGAAGAGTTTCTGAGGTACTCAATTTCTGACAGAGCGTTTGTGTACACGGCTGCTGATGGTAGGAAGTCGATTGTTGCTCCTCTGAGAAGAGGTGGAGGGAAGCCAACCTCAAAAGCCCGGGACCATTTCATGTTGAAACGAGAGAGACCACCACATGTCACAATTCTCTGTCTTGTGAGAGATGCCGCTGCCAGATTGCCCGGTAGTATTGGGACAAGAGCTGATGTTTGTACCTTAATAAGAGACTCACAGTATATCATGGAGGATGTAACCGATGTACAAGTAAATCAAGTCGTTAGTGGTGCATTAGATCGTTTGCACTATGAGCGGGACCCTTGTGTACAATTCGATTCTGATAGGAAGCTGTGGGTGTATCGACACAGagacagagaagaagaagattttgaAGATGATGGTACTTCGTCCACTAAGAAATGGAAGAGGCCGAAGAAGGAAGCAGCAGAGCAAACAGAGGAACAAGAAGCTGTTGCTTTAGCGTTTAATGGGGATGAAGAGCAAACAGGAAACGAGATGGGTTCAGAAAAGAAGACTGTGGAGCCTGCTGGTGTAGACTGGGATCAAGGAGCAGCAGGCCAACTTTGTAATGGGGCTGAACAAGCTGCAGAGGAGGAGCAAGATGGTGAGAACACTGCGCATGGGAATGAGACAACGATGTGGGAGCCTGTTGTTTCAAATCGTGTTGAGGATAACACATTTATCTGCCAAGAGAACTCAGTGGCTGATGATTTTGACGATGAAACATGA
- the LOC125609939 gene encoding uncharacterized protein LOC125609939 gives MDKWLFDDVPKAPLRKPVLFNLDLRVCDLICPQTKTWDLAKLQENFFDADIKLILKQKPAMGEKDAYEWVHNRWGAYTVKSGYWLACSLDQSEVRKEALARPSLNELRSKVWKVNTAPKIRIFLWKALSNALSVTDELIARGMKIDSRCQRCGFSSESINHILFSCPVARLLWAQIGFPFPPRGFENRTLLENFAYLLEIKSNKELPDALTRIFPWVLWMLWKNKNAFEFEGKEYAVEATVEKIKDDARQWFQVHLPTVNNEETCRRRNSKVQWKAPSAGFLKCNVGVAWTKSTKLAGAAWFARDSRGVVQLHSRRAFSGIDSLVEAKHLALVWAIESMAFHKINKVFFEVEAPDLVGAITRPRAWPAFRGYGAEILEVLQRIGEWELQSISREENKCAFLMARSVTKEQRLQSYVAQGEPEWLRRVLDEDRARR, from the coding sequence ATGGATAAGTGGTTGTTTGATGATGTTCCGAAGGCACCACTGAGGAAACCTGTCCTTTTCAATCTGGACTTGCGTGTTTGTGATCTGATTTGCCCTCAAACTAAGACATGGGACCTGGCAAAGTTACAAGAAAACTTCTTTGATGCGGATATAAAACTGATTTTGAAACAGAAACCGGCTATGGGGGAGAAGGATGCTTACGAGTGGGTGCATAACAGATGGGGAGCATACACAGTGAAGTCGGGGTACTGGTTAGCCTGTTCTTTGGATCAGTCGGAGGTTCGCAAGGAGGCATTGGCAAGACCTTCTCTGAATGAGCTCAGGAGTAAAGTGTGGAAGGTCAATACAGCGCCAAAAATTCGCATTTTCTTGTGGAAAGCTTTATCTAATGCACTATCAGTGACGGATGAGTTGATTGCTAGGGGGATGAAGATTGACTCAAGATGTCAAAGATGTGGTTTTTCGAGTGAATcgattaatcatattttattttcttgtccgGTTGCGAGGCTACTATGGGCACAAATTGGGTTCCCTTTTCCTCCCAGAGGTTTTGAGAACCGAACTTTACTGGAGAATTTTGCCTATCTACTGGAAATCAAATCGAATAAGGAGCTCCCTGATGCTCTTACTCGTATCTTCCCGTGGGTCCTCTGGATGCTATGGAAAAATAAGAATGCTTTTGAGTTTGAAGGTAAAGAGTACGCAGTTGAGGCTACAGTggagaaaattaaagatgatgCAAGACAATGGTTTCAGGTTCATCTCCCCACGGTGAACAATGAGGAGACTTGTCGCAGAAGGAATAGTAAGGTGCAGTGGAAAGCTCCTAGTGCTGGTTTTTTAAAGTGCAACGTAGGTGTCGCCTGGACTAAAAGTACTAAACTAGCTGGGGCGGCTTGGTTTGCTCGAGATAGCAGAGGGGTGGTTCAGTTGCATAGCAGGAGAGCTTTTAGTGGAATTGACTCATTAGTAGAAGCTAAACATCTTGCTCTTGTGTGGGCGATTGAAAGCATGGCTTTTCATAAGATAAATAAGGTGTTTTTTGAAGTAGAAGCTCCTGATTTGGTGGGTGCGATTACGAGACCTCGGGCTTGGCCTGCCTTCAGGGGCTATGGTGCGGAGATTCTTGAGGTGTTACAGAGGATAGGTGAGTGGGAGCTGCAGTCTATTTCAAGAGAGGAAAATAAATGTGCTTTCTTGATGGCGAGAAGTGTGACAAAGGAGCAACGCTTACAGTCTTATGTGGCACAAGGAGAGCCGGAATGGTTGAGACGGGTTCTTGATGAAGACAGGGCAAGGAGGTGA